One stretch of Clavibacter californiensis DNA includes these proteins:
- a CDS encoding polysaccharide deacetylase family protein, with protein sequence MSLASPTVPAPSRRSVRLLAAAATVTAVALFGMGAGDAAQAAPAHLDQSVVASSLLNGTFEHDVKSGKITADQLATVATEGTVVAGQHIPAWAAKGESHAQAAAEIRAEIQNTASSHANAVENAAIQQTLDSKDGRAVTKADVVAQGSAGTITESKWFWSNHEWHIPGYIIKTAITVGVAVYIGTMCITLDLSKLSCLALGVVVGGLGEFIKSWTCGQGYYFDFPKVWKSHCGG encoded by the coding sequence ATGTCCCTCGCATCACCCACGGTCCCGGCCCCCTCCCGCCGCTCCGTCCGCCTGCTCGCGGCCGCCGCGACCGTCACCGCGGTCGCCCTCTTCGGGATGGGCGCCGGCGACGCCGCCCAGGCCGCCCCCGCCCACCTCGACCAGTCGGTCGTGGCGTCCTCCCTCCTCAACGGCACGTTCGAGCACGACGTGAAGAGCGGCAAGATCACCGCCGACCAGCTCGCCACCGTCGCGACCGAAGGCACCGTCGTCGCCGGCCAGCACATCCCCGCGTGGGCCGCGAAGGGCGAGAGCCACGCGCAGGCCGCCGCCGAGATCCGCGCGGAGATCCAGAACACCGCCTCCTCCCACGCGAACGCGGTGGAGAACGCGGCGATCCAGCAGACGCTCGACTCGAAGGACGGCCGAGCGGTCACCAAGGCGGACGTCGTCGCGCAGGGCAGCGCGGGCACCATCACCGAATCGAAGTGGTTCTGGAGCAACCACGAGTGGCACATCCCCGGCTACATCATCAAGACGGCCATCACGGTGGGCGTGGCCGTCTACATCGGCACCATGTGCATCACGCTCGACCTGAGCAAGCTCTCCTGCCTCGCGCTGGGCGTCGTCGTGGGCGGCCTCGGCGAGTTCATCAAGAGCTGGACCTGCGGCCAGGGCTACTACTTCGACTTCCCGAAGGTCTGGAAGTCGCACTGCGGCGGATGA